GGCAGCAGCACCGGGCCGCCGTCGGCGGCCAGCGCGGCCAGCGGCACCCCGTCCGTGCGGCGCTCCAACTCGGCGCGCAGCCGCCGGAGTTTGCGCCGGGCGACGACCGAGCGGTTGACGCCGGGGCGGGACTCGTCGGGGTGCGGGCCGACGGCCAGCGAGAGCACCAGGTAGCGGGCGGGCAGCCGGATGCCGGCCCGGTCGGCGGCGGCGCGCGGGTCGCCGCCCTCCAGCAGCCGGGAGAGCAGCGCCTGCCGGGAGACCTGCTCGTCGCCGAGCGCGGCCTGCCGCTCCTGCACGTACCCGGCGGCGACCGCGCAGCTGACCACCCGCAGGTAGCCGAGCAGCCGGTCCTGGGCGGTGACGACGTCGGGCAGGTCGGCGGGGGCGGCCTCGGCCAGCACCCGGGCCGCGCACAGCTGGGCGCCCAGGTGGTAGGCGCCGACCACGGACTCCAGCGGCACCCCCTCGTCGGCGCGGCGGGCCGAGGACTCCCGAATCCGGGCCAGCTCGGCCTCACCCGGCAGCTCGCCGGTCCGCATCACCTCGACGAACGCCCGGATGCCGCGCTCGACCTGACGGGCCACCTCGCCGCGCAACTGCTCGGGCGGCAGCGCGTGGTAGGCCGGGAGCCGGTCCAGCAGTCGGACCATCACCTCGCCGGCCAGTGCGGGGGCCAGCGCGAGCAGCCGCAGGTGGACCGGCCGGCCGCCGAACCGGGGGCCTTCGACGGCGGGTTCGGGGACGGGTTCGGGGACGCGCTCGGGGGCTCCGGCGGTGGACACCGGCGCGGGGCCGGGCCCGGCGGCGGTCACGGCTCCGGTCGTGGCCCCGTTCGCGGTTCCGTTCGCGGCCCCGTCCGCGGTTCCGGCGGTGGTGAGTTCGACGGTGGTGAGTCCGGTGGTGGTGAGTCCGGCGGCGGGTCGGGCGTTGGGCGCGGTCACAATCCACCTCGCGAATCTCTGTGCGGCGGCCCGGCGACGGGGCCGGGCGGCGCGGTCATCATGGTTTCCCGGAGGTTACCTACCCGTAGGTAACTCCCGCGAGCCCCCACCGTTGTTCAGGTCGCGCGCCCCCACCCCCACCCAGAAACG
This is a stretch of genomic DNA from Kitasatospora fiedleri. It encodes these proteins:
- a CDS encoding PucR family transcriptional regulator, which gives rise to MTAPNARPAAGLTTTGLTTVELTTAGTADGAANGTANGATTGAVTAAGPGPAPVSTAGAPERVPEPVPEPAVEGPRFGGRPVHLRLLALAPALAGEVMVRLLDRLPAYHALPPEQLRGEVARQVERGIRAFVEVMRTGELPGEAELARIRESSARRADEGVPLESVVGAYHLGAQLCAARVLAEAAPADLPDVVTAQDRLLGYLRVVSCAVAAGYVQERQAALGDEQVSRQALLSRLLEGGDPRAAADRAGIRLPARYLVLSLAVGPHPDESRPGVNRSVVARRKLRRLRAELERRTDGVPLAALAADGGPVLLPDDSPDPAPDRAALTDLVDRLARACGADLTAGAARAVPGEVADAARLAAGVRRVAEATGRGPGLHLLDDVLVEYQLSRPGPARDALAALLAPLVGRPELLATLRAFLACGLDRRRTATHLQVHPNTVDYRLRRTADLTGLDAVRGPDLLTLRAALAAHDTATALP